In Rhodanobacteraceae bacterium, a single window of DNA contains:
- a CDS encoding type I restriction-modification system subunit M, whose amino-acid sequence MNNEEQQFLNDLDKKLWTAANKLLPMLDAAVYKHVVLGLIFLKYVSDAFKERHAELEAAFRNPAHDYYLGDDAGDLIGGELEARDYYTEKNVFWVPALARWDFIQSHAKVALGAKVQVTNGKTTEYEFKGIGRLLDDALEAVEKENPKLKGVLEKDYARKQIDSALPGLIDLIAEVPFHHGTLKAKDILGHVYEYFLGEFAIAEGKKGGQYYTPKSIVTTIVEMLQPFQGRVYDPCCGSGGFFVQSEKFVEEHGGRVGQLSIYGQESNPTTWRLASMNMAIRGMDYDFGKEPASTYTRDQHPDLRADFIMANPPFNMKEWNAGVKDDDPRWKYGIPPAGNANFAWMQHMIYHLAPQGSMALLLANGSMSSNTNNEGEIRKAMVEADLVECMVALPGQLFTNTQIPACIWFLARSKAERGSGELRWRDRAGETLFIDARSLGYMKDRVLRDFGADDIRKIAGTFHAWKRGEGYADVPGFCKAAKLDDIRKHEHVLTPGRYVGAAEQEPDGEPFEEKMARLTGQLDAQFGESARLARVIRENLARLGYGS is encoded by the coding sequence TAACGAAGAACAACAGTTCCTAAACGACCTCGACAAGAAGCTCTGGACCGCAGCCAACAAGCTGCTGCCGATGCTCGACGCCGCGGTCTACAAGCACGTCGTCCTCGGCCTCATCTTCCTGAAATACGTGTCCGACGCCTTCAAGGAACGCCACGCCGAGCTGGAAGCCGCTTTCAGGAACCCGGCGCACGATTACTATCTGGGCGACGACGCCGGCGACCTGATCGGCGGAGAACTGGAAGCCCGCGACTACTACACCGAGAAGAACGTCTTCTGGGTGCCGGCATTGGCGCGCTGGGACTTCATCCAGTCGCACGCCAAGGTCGCGTTGGGCGCCAAGGTGCAGGTCACAAACGGCAAGACCACGGAGTACGAGTTCAAGGGCATTGGCCGGCTGCTGGACGACGCGCTGGAGGCGGTGGAGAAGGAGAACCCCAAGCTCAAGGGCGTGCTGGAGAAGGACTACGCGCGCAAGCAGATCGACTCGGCGCTACCTGGGCTGATCGACCTGATCGCCGAGGTCCCCTTCCACCACGGAACGCTCAAGGCTAAGGACATCCTCGGCCATGTGTACGAGTACTTCCTCGGTGAGTTCGCCATCGCGGAAGGCAAGAAGGGCGGGCAGTACTACACGCCCAAGAGCATCGTCACCACTATCGTCGAGATGCTGCAGCCCTTCCAGGGCCGCGTGTACGACCCCTGCTGCGGCTCGGGCGGCTTCTTCGTGCAGAGCGAGAAGTTTGTCGAGGAGCATGGCGGCCGTGTGGGCCAGCTTTCCATCTACGGCCAGGAGTCCAACCCCACCACCTGGCGGCTGGCGTCGATGAACATGGCCATCCGCGGCATGGACTATGACTTCGGCAAGGAGCCGGCCAGCACCTACACGCGCGACCAGCACCCCGACCTGCGCGCCGACTTCATCATGGCCAACCCACCCTTCAATATGAAGGAGTGGAACGCTGGCGTGAAGGACGACGACCCGCGCTGGAAGTACGGGATACCGCCCGCGGGTAACGCCAACTTCGCGTGGATGCAGCACATGATTTACCACCTGGCGCCGCAGGGCAGCATGGCGCTGCTGCTCGCCAACGGCTCGATGAGCAGCAACACTAACAACGAGGGCGAGATCCGCAAGGCCATGGTCGAGGCCGACCTCGTGGAGTGCATGGTGGCGCTGCCCGGCCAGCTCTTCACCAACACGCAGATCCCGGCGTGCATCTGGTTCCTTGCGCGCAGCAAGGCCGAGCGGGGCAGCGGCGAGTTGCGCTGGCGCGACCGCGCGGGCGAAACGCTCTTCATCGACGCCCGCAGCCTGGGCTACATGAAGGACCGCGTGCTGCGCGATTTCGGCGCCGACGACATCCGCAAGATCGCCGGCACGTTCCACGCCTGGAAGCGCGGCGAGGGTTATGCCGACGTGCCCGGCTTCTGCAAGGCCGCGAAGCTGGACGACATCCGGAAGCACGAGCATGTGCTTACGCCAGGGCGATACGTGGGCGCGGCGGAGCAGGAGCCAGACGGCGAGCCGTTCGAGGAGAAGATGGCGCGCCTGACAGGCCAGCTCGATGCGCAGTTTGGCGAGAGTGCGCGACTGGCGAGGGTGATTCGCGAGAACTTGGCGAGGTTGGGATATGGCAGCTGA